A part of Sulfurifustis variabilis genomic DNA contains:
- a CDS encoding TetR/AcrR family transcriptional regulator, with translation MPRTKKPFRKRNGRQSGEVRRHDIIEAAWDIIRRGGVSGLTTRSLSQAVGIAQPTLFLHFGTKSHVLIALVDTIEQRLREGLKELDLQGLSPLERLKTVIRFHLRFIERQPGIPRLLFSEELQSGDPKLRDRMNRMVKGFLEFLTGLLAAAQAAGEVRRDIQPEEHACLLIAAVQGLAFRWILSNRRFDLAAQSETIIAAMIEGWAAREAVSGTGRRVRA, from the coding sequence ATGCCGCGCACGAAAAAACCCTTCAGGAAGCGAAACGGCCGCCAGTCGGGGGAGGTCCGCCGCCACGACATCATCGAGGCGGCCTGGGACATCATCCGGCGGGGCGGCGTCTCCGGGCTCACCACGCGCTCGCTCTCGCAGGCCGTGGGCATCGCGCAGCCCACGCTCTTCCTGCACTTCGGCACCAAGAGCCACGTCCTCATCGCGCTCGTCGACACGATCGAGCAGCGCCTGCGCGAGGGACTGAAAGAGCTTGACCTCCAGGGCCTCTCGCCGCTCGAGCGGCTGAAGACGGTCATCCGCTTCCACCTGCGCTTCATCGAGCGTCAGCCCGGCATCCCGCGCCTGCTGTTTTCCGAGGAGCTGCAGAGCGGCGACCCGAAGCTGCGCGATCGCATGAATCGCATGGTGAAGGGCTTTCTGGAGTTCCTGACGGGCCTGCTCGCGGCCGCGCAGGCCGCCGGGGAAGTGCGCCGCGACATCCAGCCCGAGGAGCACGCCTGCCTGCTGATCGCCGCCGTGCAGGGCCTCGCTTTCCGCTGGATCCTCTCGAACCGGCGCTTCGATCTCGCCGCGCAGTCGGAGACGATCATCGCCGCGATGATCGAAGGCTGGGCGGCGCGCGAGGCCGTTTCGGGAACGGGCCGGCGCGTCAGGGCATGA
- a CDS encoding YgaP family membrane protein codes for MNVDRIVHFAAGSMVLAGIGLAHFVHPNWVWLPVFVGANLAQSGITGFCPLAWMLTRLNGKADARGCCG; via the coding sequence ATGAACGTCGATCGCATCGTCCACTTCGCCGCCGGCAGCATGGTGCTCGCCGGGATCGGTCTCGCGCACTTCGTGCATCCGAACTGGGTGTGGCTGCCGGTCTTCGTCGGCGCGAACCTCGCGCAGAGCGGCATCACCGGTTTCTGCCCGCTCGCGTGGATGCTCACGCGCCTGAACGGCAAGGCCGACGCGCGCGGCTGCTGCGGCTGA
- a CDS encoding OmpP1/FadL family transporter, with amino-acid sequence MRKYVIGGALGASCLAAASAWATNGDQMIGVTAVQWGMAGAVVASPQDAGTVLTNPAGLTNLGIEEVRTDLGFGFLNPKRQANGFESDSELYLMPGGAVAFNVNDRLYFGMGMGGLSGMGVDFADVSPMPGTQAIVTTKQFYKIAPGFGYRVNDRLSLGAALNFDYQSLAMSTPAFQLPQNQVFGWGVSAGLTYKLTDRLQLGAAWISEQEMGDFKWNTQTGRFEMQMNAPRQLAVGLAFQPNPGLLVEFDVKRIYFGDVLDRVDLEGPSGTSTLNFGWEDQTVYAVGIQKTVNAKTTVRAGFNYGESPIGPEDVANNIGSLAVVEKHVSLGATRRLGQKVYGSLSYMHAFNNEVKSNTAPLQVIELEQNILNLQVTYKY; translated from the coding sequence ATGCGCAAGTACGTGATCGGGGGCGCGCTCGGCGCGTCCTGCCTCGCCGCCGCGTCCGCGTGGGCGACGAACGGCGATCAGATGATCGGCGTGACGGCCGTGCAGTGGGGCATGGCCGGCGCGGTGGTCGCCTCGCCGCAGGACGCCGGGACGGTGCTCACCAACCCCGCGGGCCTCACGAACCTCGGCATCGAGGAGGTCCGCACCGACCTCGGTTTCGGTTTCCTGAACCCGAAGCGCCAGGCGAACGGCTTCGAGAGCGACTCGGAGCTCTATCTCATGCCCGGCGGCGCCGTCGCGTTCAACGTGAACGACCGCCTGTATTTCGGGATGGGGATGGGCGGGCTTTCCGGAATGGGGGTCGACTTCGCCGACGTCAGCCCCATGCCGGGCACCCAGGCGATCGTGACCACCAAGCAGTTCTACAAGATCGCCCCGGGCTTCGGTTACCGGGTGAACGACCGCCTGTCCCTCGGCGCGGCCCTCAACTTCGACTACCAGAGCCTCGCGATGTCCACGCCGGCGTTCCAGCTGCCGCAGAACCAGGTGTTCGGCTGGGGCGTCTCGGCCGGCCTCACGTACAAGCTCACCGACCGGCTGCAGCTCGGCGCCGCGTGGATCAGCGAGCAGGAAATGGGCGACTTCAAGTGGAACACGCAGACCGGCCGCTTCGAGATGCAGATGAACGCGCCTCGGCAGCTTGCCGTGGGTCTCGCGTTCCAGCCCAACCCCGGCCTGCTGGTCGAGTTCGACGTGAAGCGGATCTACTTCGGCGACGTGCTCGACCGCGTGGACCTCGAGGGCCCGTCCGGGACTTCCACGCTCAACTTCGGCTGGGAGGACCAGACGGTGTACGCCGTGGGCATCCAGAAAACCGTGAACGCCAAGACCACGGTGCGCGCCGGGTTCAACTACGGCGAGTCGCCCATCGGGCCCGAGGACGTGGCGAACAACATCGGCTCGCTCGCCGTGGTCGAGAAGCACGTCTCGCTCGGGGCGACGCGCCGGCTCGGCCAGAAGGTGTACGGCTCGCTCTCGTACATGCACGCGTTCAACAACGAGGTGAAGTCGAACACCGCGCCGCTGCAGGTGATCGAGCTGGAGCAGAACATCCTCAACCTGCAGGTCACTTACAAGTACTAG
- a CDS encoding cytochrome c — MPPRHRSCRTALLVLAASIAPLIVHAQGASPPKEMQAQLQKMPPEERERVLSYTPELRQKVMALSPQTKAMMKKLHDQHPRRSKELTLRQVMQEVLADYESIVSGIAADNAEQAADSARRLAGHRIPKGGLLPYFALDQVNDADLGVLQTMNDAVEGNALKLAVAADKGDMAGAAARLSDIMVGCVACHQKFRGKPGVSANLVK, encoded by the coding sequence ATGCCCCCGCGCCACCGTTCGTGCCGCACCGCCCTGCTCGTGCTCGCGGCATCCATTGCCCCGCTGATCGTCCACGCGCAGGGCGCGTCCCCGCCGAAGGAGATGCAGGCCCAGCTCCAGAAGATGCCGCCCGAGGAGCGCGAGCGCGTGCTGAGCTACACGCCCGAGCTGCGCCAGAAGGTCATGGCGCTGTCGCCGCAGACCAAGGCCATGATGAAGAAGCTGCACGACCAGCATCCCCGACGGAGCAAGGAGCTGACGCTGCGTCAGGTCATGCAGGAAGTGCTCGCGGACTACGAAAGCATCGTCAGCGGTATCGCCGCCGACAACGCGGAACAGGCGGCCGACAGCGCGAGGCGCCTCGCAGGCCATCGCATCCCGAAGGGCGGACTGCTTCCGTACTTCGCGCTGGACCAGGTGAACGACGCAGACCTCGGGGTGCTCCAGACGATGAACGACGCCGTGGAGGGCAACGCGCTCAAGCTCGCGGTCGCGGCCGACAAGGGCGACATGGCGGGCGCCGCCGCGCGCCTCTCCGACATCATGGTCGGCTGCGTCGCGTGCCACCAGAAGTTCCGGGGCAAGCCGGGCGTATCGGCGAACCTCGTGAAATGA
- a CDS encoding Tll0287-like domain-containing protein: MRPMSRGLLAGLAAVASVTVQAEIGDAARGGQPESLFIDKVPTAQGQATAELIAKALAKGRLVIFGHMGKLTDPKLGDKGFTGDYFMAHWKATLEPELMGLTPEQKPILEKLLWAGKQSIDNNQDRLNVKGVGWKNFLPAKWARETGDLLNTRTGIVTRQPSRAYRHPANRPDELDRKALVRATSAGFGGRPFGEFAMMGKQKVYRYYEPVPLMKPCLACHGEPKGERDILGYEKDGLKEGDVFGLISVAVPVTD; encoded by the coding sequence ATGCGACCCATGTCCCGCGGACTGCTCGCCGGCCTGGCGGCCGTCGCTTCGGTCACGGTGCAGGCGGAAATCGGGGACGCGGCGCGCGGAGGGCAACCCGAGTCGCTCTTCATCGACAAAGTCCCGACCGCGCAAGGCCAGGCCACCGCAGAGCTGATCGCCAAGGCGCTCGCGAAGGGCCGCCTCGTGATTTTCGGCCACATGGGCAAGCTCACCGACCCGAAGCTCGGCGACAAGGGCTTCACCGGCGACTACTTCATGGCGCACTGGAAGGCGACTTTGGAGCCCGAGCTGATGGGCCTCACGCCCGAGCAGAAGCCGATCCTCGAGAAGCTGCTCTGGGCCGGCAAGCAGAGCATCGACAACAACCAGGACCGTCTGAACGTGAAGGGCGTGGGCTGGAAGAACTTCCTCCCGGCGAAGTGGGCGCGTGAAACCGGCGATTTGCTCAACACGCGCACCGGTATCGTGACGCGCCAGCCGTCTCGCGCCTATCGCCATCCCGCCAACAGACCCGACGAGCTCGACCGCAAGGCGCTCGTGCGGGCGACGTCCGCCGGTTTCGGCGGCAGGCCTTTCGGCGAGTTCGCGATGATGGGCAAGCAGAAGGTGTACCGCTACTACGAACCCGTCCCCCTGATGAAGCCCTGCCTCGCCTGTCACGGCGAGCCGAAAGGCGAGCGCGACATCCTCGGCTACGAGAAGGATGGCCTGAAAGAGGGCGACGTGTTCGGCCTCATCAGCGTTGCCGTGCCCGTCACCGACTGA
- a CDS encoding GFA family protein yields MATHRGGCHCGAVQFEVEAPAELVVTECNCSICSKSGYLHLIVPAARFRLLRGEDRLATYTFGTRTAKHRFCRTCGIKSFYVPRSNPDGYSVNARCLEPGTVRRMTVEPFDGRHWEENAARLAPLSRE; encoded by the coding sequence ATGGCGACCCACCGCGGCGGGTGTCACTGCGGCGCCGTGCAGTTCGAGGTGGAGGCGCCGGCCGAGCTGGTGGTGACCGAGTGCAACTGCTCGATCTGCTCGAAGTCCGGCTACCTTCACCTGATCGTACCCGCCGCGCGCTTCCGCCTGCTCCGGGGTGAGGACCGGCTCGCCACCTACACGTTCGGCACGCGCACCGCGAAGCACCGTTTCTGCAGGACCTGCGGCATCAAGTCGTTCTACGTGCCGCGCTCCAATCCCGACGGCTACAGCGTCAACGCCCGCTGCCTGGAGCCCGGCACCGTCCGGCGCATGACCGTCGAGCCTTTCGACGGCCGGCACTGGGAGGAGAACGCCGCGCGCCTCGCGCCGCTGTCGCGCGAATAG
- a CDS encoding YkgJ family cysteine cluster protein: MTTVIPIRPAGDVKITPENKCSFCKGSTCCTYLTQQIDAPRSMEDFDLLIWQISHVNTQLYKDSEGWFLLVNNTCRHLQPDGRCGIYENRPQVCRDHKNDDCEFDGPAGEGDFELYFPDYEALLKYCRKRFKNWDRRFKPAAVNAAKKA; encoded by the coding sequence ATGACCACCGTGATACCCATCAGGCCGGCGGGCGACGTGAAGATCACGCCGGAAAACAAGTGCAGCTTCTGCAAGGGGTCCACCTGCTGCACCTACCTGACCCAGCAGATCGACGCACCGCGCTCGATGGAAGACTTCGATCTGCTCATCTGGCAGATCTCCCACGTCAACACCCAGCTCTACAAGGACAGCGAAGGCTGGTTCCTCCTGGTCAATAACACCTGCCGCCACCTGCAGCCGGACGGGCGATGCGGCATCTACGAGAACCGCCCGCAGGTCTGCCGCGACCACAAGAACGACGACTGCGAGTTCGACGGGCCTGCCGGCGAGGGCGACTTCGAGCTCTATTTCCCGGACTACGAGGCGCTGCTCAAGTACTGCCGCAAGCGCTTCAAAAACTGGGACCGGCGTTTCAAGCCGGCCGCCGTCAATGCTGCGAAGAAGGCCTGA
- a CDS encoding ATPase, producing MKLSPAAFREWEYKRITLLGMSGVGKTRLAVRLRRQNWFHYSGDYRIGTRYLDEPILDNIKSQAMQIPFLRELLRSDSIYIENNITVDNLRPVSSFLGKLGNPEQGGLGLREFKRRQALHRQAEIAAMRDVPEFIGKAHDIYGYRHFVNDAGGSVCELEDDAVLEILAAQTLILYIKATETDEHALIRRAEEDPKPLYYRDAFLDEQLAVYLREHDLDYVAQIEPDAFVRWMFPRLFYSRLPRYEAIAREYGYTVTTEELAAVEDEEDFLAVVERAIARGR from the coding sequence ATGAAGCTCTCCCCGGCCGCCTTCCGCGAATGGGAGTACAAGCGCATCACCCTGCTCGGCATGTCGGGCGTGGGGAAGACGCGCCTGGCCGTGCGCCTGCGCCGCCAGAACTGGTTTCACTACTCGGGCGACTACCGGATCGGCACGCGCTACCTCGACGAGCCGATCCTCGACAACATCAAGAGCCAGGCGATGCAGATCCCGTTCCTGCGCGAGCTGCTGCGCTCGGACTCGATCTACATCGAGAACAACATCACGGTCGACAACCTCCGGCCGGTCTCGAGCTTTCTCGGCAAGCTCGGAAACCCGGAACAGGGCGGCCTCGGGCTCAGGGAGTTCAAGCGGCGCCAGGCGCTGCACCGGCAGGCGGAGATCGCGGCGATGCGCGACGTGCCGGAGTTCATCGGCAAGGCGCACGACATCTACGGCTATCGCCACTTCGTCAACGACGCCGGCGGCAGCGTGTGCGAGCTCGAGGACGACGCGGTTCTCGAGATCCTCGCCGCGCAGACGCTCATCCTCTACATCAAGGCGACCGAAACGGACGAGCACGCGCTGATCCGCCGCGCGGAGGAGGATCCCAAGCCGCTCTACTACCGGGACGCCTTCCTCGACGAGCAGCTCGCCGTGTACCTGCGCGAGCACGATCTCGACTACGTGGCGCAGATCGAGCCGGACGCCTTCGTGCGCTGGATGTTTCCCCGGCTCTTCTACTCGCGCCTGCCGCGCTACGAGGCGATCGCCCGGGAATACGGTTACACCGTCACCACGGAGGAGCTGGCGGCGGTCGAGGACGAAGAGGATTTCCTCGCCGTCGTGGAGCGCGCGATCGCGCGCGGACGCTGA
- the metA gene encoding homoserine O-succinyltransferase MetA, which translates to MPLVASTDLPTFDRLRQEGETVLARDVALHQDIRELHIGLLNMMPDAALAATERQFFRLVGESNQIAQFYMHPFTLKELRRGAEATAYVKRYYETFDEIRERGLDALIITGANVTQPDLALEPFWKPLNGVIDWAYENVTSTLCSCLATHAVMEFRYGKKRRHQGFKRWGVYSHRVTDRKHPLVAGVNTRFDVPHSRFNDVSRAQFEQAGLHVLAESEVAGVHLAVSEDLFRIVFFQGHPEYDINSLLKEYKREVGRFAKGEIGDYPPFPENYFTPQTQAILEEHQERVAAARRNGTPVPQLPESLLAGGLDNTWHDTAEAVINNWIGRVYQLTNIDRRLPFAEGVDPADPLGLKA; encoded by the coding sequence ATGCCGCTCGTTGCCAGCACCGATCTGCCGACCTTCGATCGTCTCCGCCAGGAGGGCGAGACCGTGCTCGCGCGCGACGTCGCGCTGCACCAGGACATCCGCGAGCTGCACATCGGCCTGCTCAACATGATGCCGGACGCCGCGCTCGCCGCCACCGAGCGCCAGTTCTTCCGGCTCGTGGGCGAGTCGAACCAGATCGCGCAGTTCTACATGCACCCGTTCACGCTGAAGGAGCTCCGGCGCGGCGCGGAAGCGACCGCCTACGTGAAGCGCTACTACGAAACCTTCGACGAGATTCGGGAGCGCGGGCTGGATGCGCTCATCATCACCGGCGCGAACGTGACCCAGCCCGATCTCGCGCTCGAGCCCTTCTGGAAGCCGCTTAACGGGGTGATCGACTGGGCGTACGAAAACGTCACCTCGACGCTGTGCTCGTGCCTCGCGACCCACGCGGTCATGGAGTTCCGCTACGGCAAGAAGCGCCGGCACCAGGGTTTCAAGCGCTGGGGCGTGTACTCGCACCGGGTCACCGACCGCAAGCACCCGCTGGTCGCCGGCGTGAACACGCGCTTCGACGTGCCGCACTCGCGCTTCAACGACGTCTCGCGCGCGCAGTTCGAGCAGGCGGGCCTGCACGTGCTCGCCGAGAGCGAGGTCGCGGGCGTGCACCTCGCGGTGAGCGAAGACCTGTTCCGCATCGTCTTTTTCCAGGGACACCCCGAGTACGACATCAACAGCCTGCTCAAGGAGTACAAGCGCGAGGTCGGCCGCTTCGCCAAGGGCGAGATCGGGGACTACCCGCCGTTTCCGGAGAACTATTTCACGCCGCAGACCCAGGCGATCCTCGAGGAGCACCAGGAGCGGGTGGCCGCTGCGCGCCGCAACGGGACCCCGGTGCCTCAGCTGCCCGAGTCGCTGCTCGCCGGCGGGCTCGACAACACCTGGCACGATACCGCGGAGGCGGTGATCAACAACTGGATCGGACGGGTTTACCAGCTCACGAACATCGACCGCCGCCTTCCCTTCGCCGAGGGCGTGGATCCGGCCGACCCGCTGGGGCTCAAGGCCTAG
- a CDS encoding LysR family transcriptional regulator: MEYKFLPELDGWAALRAVVEKGGVIEAARVLRIGQPAVTKRLKTLEACYGVRLMERVGGRLRLTPAGEKVYLLAVQTLDRHFALREDLQSVASGQTTLRLEVTFAIGEHLLPSLLLQFSERFPDYRVNSRMGYGRRIQTRLASGVTDLALLESAPDHPDILVQKWMEDELWLVCGPQHPLAGTELLPVEQVPQLNYVLRERRSAIRDTLDEALRRIGIERVNVAMEVGSTDAIVEILSRGRHVSFLPRFAVIERVAQGRLARLKVTGFRIMRVLWIARHRANLDHPVAEAFIALLREKA; the protein is encoded by the coding sequence ATGGAATATAAATTCCTGCCCGAGCTGGACGGATGGGCGGCGCTGCGCGCCGTCGTCGAGAAGGGTGGCGTGATCGAGGCCGCCCGGGTGCTGCGCATCGGCCAGCCGGCCGTGACGAAGCGCCTCAAGACGCTCGAGGCCTGCTACGGCGTGCGGCTGATGGAGCGGGTGGGCGGACGACTGCGGCTGACGCCGGCGGGCGAGAAGGTCTACCTCCTCGCGGTCCAGACGCTCGACCGCCATTTTGCGCTGCGCGAGGACCTCCAGAGCGTGGCGTCCGGACAGACTACCCTGCGGCTCGAGGTGACCTTCGCGATCGGCGAGCATCTGCTCCCCAGCCTGCTGCTGCAGTTCTCGGAGCGGTTTCCCGATTACCGGGTGAACTCGCGCATGGGGTACGGCCGGCGCATCCAGACACGCCTCGCCAGCGGCGTCACCGACCTCGCGCTCCTCGAGAGCGCACCGGACCATCCCGACATCCTCGTCCAGAAGTGGATGGAGGACGAGCTTTGGCTGGTGTGCGGCCCGCAGCATCCGCTCGCCGGCACCGAGCTCCTGCCCGTGGAACAGGTGCCGCAGCTCAACTACGTCCTGCGCGAGCGCCGCTCCGCGATCCGCGATACGCTCGACGAGGCATTGCGGCGCATCGGGATCGAGCGCGTGAACGTGGCCATGGAAGTGGGTTCGACCGACGCGATCGTGGAGATCCTCTCGCGCGGGCGCCACGTGAGCTTCCTTCCGCGTTTCGCGGTCATCGAGCGGGTCGCGCAGGGTCGGCTGGCGCGGCTCAAGGTCACGGGCTTTCGCATCATGCGCGTGCTGTGGATCGCGCGACACCGCGCGAATCTCGACCATCCGGTGGCCGAGGCGTTCATTGCGCTGCTGCGGGAGAAGGCCTGA